The following are from one region of the Streptomyces decoyicus genome:
- a CDS encoding 4Fe-4S dicluster domain-containing protein, with the protein MPLAPQRTDVPVTIDESKCIDGCTLCVDMCPLDSLAIDPASSKAYMHVDECWYCGPCAARCPTGAVTVNMPYLLR; encoded by the coding sequence ATGCCTCTTGCGCCCCAACGCACCGATGTGCCCGTGACCATCGACGAATCCAAGTGCATCGACGGCTGCACGCTGTGCGTCGACATGTGCCCGCTGGACTCGCTCGCCATCGACCCGGCGAGCAGCAAGGCGTACATGCACGTCGACGAGTGCTGGTACTGCGGGCCGTGTGCCGCGCGCTGTCCCACCGGCGCGGTCACGGTCAACATGCCCTATTTGTTGCGATGA
- a CDS encoding GntR family transcriptional regulator encodes MPAERTRQHTTPVAAARRRRLRADRARQLADLLRHQVLGGLFPDGVLPHEEVIGADYGVSRNTVRQALDLLRAEQLVARQPGVGTVVVGQKYPHALDRLMGLAETLHSHGRVTNEVRTISPVAAPAPVADRLRIPPRGEVLYVERLRRLDGLPLSLDLTYIPMDIGLPLLDADLENNDVFRLIEETAGQPLGTAEITLEAVNADAHSAAVLEAPRGTAVLMLERLTHLADGTPVDLEFIRFRGDRLTMRGLLHRTI; translated from the coding sequence ATGCCAGCCGAACGCACCCGCCAGCACACCACTCCGGTAGCCGCCGCGCGCCGTCGCCGGCTCCGCGCGGACCGCGCCCGGCAGCTCGCCGACCTGCTGCGGCACCAGGTGCTCGGAGGCCTCTTCCCCGATGGGGTGCTGCCGCACGAGGAGGTGATCGGCGCGGACTACGGCGTGTCCCGCAACACCGTCCGCCAGGCCCTCGACCTGCTCCGTGCCGAGCAGCTCGTGGCGCGCCAGCCGGGCGTGGGAACGGTGGTGGTGGGCCAGAAGTATCCGCATGCGCTCGACCGGTTGATGGGTCTCGCCGAGACCCTGCACTCGCACGGCCGGGTCACCAACGAGGTACGCACCATCAGCCCGGTCGCCGCACCGGCCCCGGTGGCGGACCGGCTGCGGATCCCGCCGCGCGGCGAGGTGCTCTACGTGGAACGGCTGCGCAGGCTCGACGGCCTGCCCCTCTCCCTGGACCTCACCTATATCCCGATGGACATCGGGCTGCCCCTGCTCGACGCCGATCTGGAGAACAACGACGTTTTCCGGCTGATCGAGGAGACGGCGGGACAGCCTCTGGGCACCGCCGAGATCACCCTGGAGGCCGTCAACGCCGATGCGCACTCCGCCGCCGTACTGGAAGCGCCGCGCGGCACGGCCGTGCTGATGCTCGAACGCCTCACCCATCTCGCCGACGGGACCCCCGTCGACCTGGAGTTCATCCGCTTCCGCGGTGACCGTCTCACCATGCGGGGCCTGTTGCACCGCACGATCTGA